A single Heterodontus francisci isolate sHetFra1 chromosome 11, sHetFra1.hap1, whole genome shotgun sequence DNA region contains:
- the LOC137374949 gene encoding extracellular calcium-sensing receptor-like, whose protein sequence is MIFAIKEINQDPTILPNVTLGYRIHDSCASPSQALKAALTLVNGQEEIIPEFKCKGVSPIPAIIGESGSAQSIIIARAVASFGISMVSYFSTCACLSNKQEFPTFFRTVPSDLIQAKALAQLVEHFGWTWIGTIGGDNEYGRYGIQAFSEHIKRAGVCIAFSETVLRTYSKERILKIVDAIKMSTAKVILAFASEGDLYPLLKEIVRQNITGIQWIASEAWITAARPSTKHNFKSFGGTIGFASRKMEIPGFRNFLMSLRPSTYFTDSFINAFWETLFGCTFNSDTDGSMYSTEKCTGHENLLNVTNSFFDVTQLRVTYNVYKAVYAIAHGLHSLLFCEDEILGVNHCANVSNIEPWQLFQHLKEVRFTNHLGEHVYFDPNGDPTASYDIINWQMNQSGLLEHVTVGYFDASAATGKEFMINEDSIIWHGNKTRVPQSVCSQSCPPGTRKAVQNGQHICCFDCIPCAEGKISNATDSLECMKCPLEYWSSDDSQRCVLKEIEFLSFEDTMGIILMTVALFGACITLVIASVFLYHKDTPIVKANNSELSFLLLLSLVLCFLCSLTFIGKPSVWSCVLRHTLFGITFVLCMSCILGKTIVVLIAFKATVPQTNTMKWFGPMQQRFIVCACTFIQLLICGAWLVEAPPFPEKYTRYHNAKVILECNVGSPIAFYCVLGYIGILSCLCFVLAFLARKLPGNFNEAKLITFSMLIFCAVWLAFIPAYVSSPGKYTVAVAIFAILSSSFGLLFCIFGPKCYIILFKPEKNTKRSLMRKTPSKMF, encoded by the exons ATGATTTTTGCGATAAAGGAAATAAACCAGGATCCAACGATACTTCCAAATGTCACGCTAGGCTACAGGATCCACGATTCCTGTGCTTCGCCATCCCAGGCTCTCAAAGCTGCCCTAACACTGGTTAACGGACAAGAAGAAATTATTCCAGAATTCAAATGCAAGGGAGTTTCTCCTATTCCAGCCATCATTGGGGAATCTGGATCAGCACAGTCAATAATCATAGCAAGGGCAGTCGCATCCTTTGGAATTTCAATG GTCAGCTATTTTTCTACATGTGCGTGCCTGAGCAACAAGCAAGAATTTCCTACGTTTTTCAGAACTGTACCGAGCGATTTAATTCAGGCCAAGGCTTTAGCTCAGCTGGTCGAACATTTTGGCTGGACTTGGATCGGGACCATTGGAGGGGACAATGAATACGGTAGATATGGAATTCAAGCATTTAGCGAACACATTAAACGAGCTGGAGTCTGTATTGCTTTCTCAGAAACGGTTCTCAGAACATATTCTAAAGAAAGAATACTCAAGATTGTAGATGCTATAAAAATGTCGACTGCAAAGGTTATTTTGGCCTTTGCTTCCGAGGGCGACCTTTACCCTTTGTTGAAGGAAATTGTCCGTCAGAATATCACTGGCATTCAGTGGATAGCCAGTGAAGCGTGGATTACAGCGGCCAGACCCTCCACAAAACACAATTTCAAATCTTTCGGCGGAACAATAGGATTTGCAAGCCGTAAAATGGAAATCCCAGGATTTAGAAACTTTCTTATGAGTCTACGCCCTTCAACATATTTTACTGATAGTTTTATAAATGCTTTCTGGGAAACACTGTTTGGTTGCACATTTAACAGTGATACAGATGGATCTATGTACAGTACTGAGAAATGCACAGGGCATGAAAACTTACTAAATGTGACTAACTCCTTCTTTGATGTAACTCAGTTGAGAGTTACCTATAATGTCTACAAAGCAGTTTATGCCATAGCTCATGGACTCCATAGCTTGCTATTTTGTGAAGATGAAATATTGGGAGTTAATCACTGTGCCAACGTTTCAAACATCGAGCCATGGCAG CTCTTCCAGCATTTGAAAGAAGTAAGATTTACAAACCACCTTGGGGAACATGTATATTTTGATCCAAATGGGGATCCCACTGCATCATATGATATTATAAACTGGCAAATGAATCAGAGTGGTTTGTTGGAACATGTAACAGTTGGTTATTTTGATGCATCTGCAGCAACAGGAAAAGAATTTATGATAAATGAAGATAGTATTATATGGCATGGGAACAAAACAAGG GTCCCACAGTCCGTATGCAGTCAAAGCTGCCCTCCTGGCACAAGGAAAGCCGTACAAAATGGACAACACATTTGTTGCTTTGACTGCATACCATGTGCTGAAGGTAAAATCAGCAATGCAACAG ATTCATTAGAATGCATGAAATGCCCTCTGGAATACTGGTCCAGTGATGACAGCCAAAGGTGTGTACTGAAAGAGATTGAGTTTCTCTCCTTTGAAGATACCATGGGGATTATCCTGATGACAGTGGCATTATTTGGAGCATGCATCACTTTGGTTATTGCTTCTGTATTTCTATATCACAAAGACACTCCCATAGTTAAAGCCAACAACTCTGAACTAAGTTTTCTGTTGCTGCTTTCATTGGTCCTTTGCTTTCTGTGCTCACTTACCTTCATTGGCAAGCCTTCAGTCTGGTCCTGTGTACTACGGCACACGCTGTTCGGCATCACGTTTGTCCTTTGCATGTCCTGCATACTGGGGAAAACGATTGTCGTGCTGATAGCGTTTAAGGCAACTGTTCCACAAACGAACACGATGAAATGGTTTGGGCCTATGCAACAAAGATTCATCGTTTGCGCATGCACTTTCATCCAACTGCTGATATGTGGTGCGTGGCTTGTTGAGGCTCCTCCATTCCCTGAAAAATACACGAGATATCATAATGCAAAGGTTATTCTGGAATGTAATGTGGGGTCTCCAATAGCCTTCTATTGTGTATTAGGCTACATTGGTATTTTATCATGCTTGTGTTTTGTGCTAGCTTTTCTGGCTAGAAAGCTGCCAGGCAATTTCAACGAAGCTAAGCTCATAACCTTTAGCATGCTTATCTTCTGTGCAGTTTGGCTAGCGTTCATTCCAGCCTATGTCAGTTCACCTGGCAAATACACAGTTGCTGTTGCAATCTTTGCCATTTTGTCGTCCAGCTTTGGTTTGCTTTTCTGCATTTTTGGGCCGAAATGCTACATTATCTTGTTCAAACCAGAGAAAAATACAAAGAGGAGTCTGATGAGGAAAACACCTTCAAAAATGTTTTAA